A single region of the Marinobacter salinus genome encodes:
- a CDS encoding SDR family oxidoreductase, whose translation MTGGASGLGRAIALRYAKEGAKVCIGDINPEQGALVEQEINNDGGEGYFVECDVRRLTDLEKICDDLTAKWGGVDVVVNNAGVASAGSIEDTTMADWEWILEINVLGVVRGCKAFTPQFKKQGSGTFVNIASMAGLMLAPLMDSYNVSKAGVIALSETLSQELRDDGIHVSCVCPAFFQTNLASSMRSDLPGVQQNVNKLMKRSSITAEDVAEDIVRSVNDKNFWVLPHAKERRMWMLKRHAPKAFDWLMHQESKRWMSKMGGKAKA comes from the coding sequence ATCACGGGTGGCGCGAGCGGACTCGGTCGTGCTATTGCACTGCGTTACGCCAAAGAGGGCGCCAAAGTCTGTATCGGTGACATTAACCCGGAGCAGGGCGCCCTTGTCGAACAGGAAATCAACAACGACGGTGGCGAAGGCTATTTCGTGGAATGTGATGTTCGCCGGCTGACCGATCTGGAAAAGATCTGCGACGACCTGACCGCCAAGTGGGGCGGTGTGGATGTGGTGGTCAACAATGCGGGAGTTGCCTCTGCGGGCTCCATTGAAGACACCACCATGGCTGACTGGGAATGGATCCTGGAAATTAACGTGCTGGGTGTTGTTCGTGGCTGCAAGGCATTCACGCCCCAGTTCAAGAAGCAGGGTTCCGGCACTTTTGTGAACATCGCTTCCATGGCTGGCCTGATGCTGGCGCCGCTGATGGATAGCTACAATGTTTCCAAGGCCGGGGTTATTGCGCTGTCTGAGACCCTGAGCCAAGAGCTGCGGGACGACGGCATCCATGTGAGTTGTGTGTGTCCGGCGTTCTTCCAGACCAACCTTGCCAGCAGCATGCGCTCGGATCTTCCCGGGGTTCAGCAGAACGTAAACAAGCTGATGAAGCGTTCCAGTATTACTGCTGAGGATGTGGCCGAAGACATTGTACGGTCGGTAAACGACAAGAACTTCTGGGTACTGCCCCATGCAAAAGAACGCCGTATGTGGATGCTCAAGCGGCACGCACCCAAGGCGTTTGACTGGCTGATGCATCAGGAAAGCAAGCGTTGGATGAGTAAGATGGGCGGAAAGGCCAAGGCCTGA
- a CDS encoding acyl-CoA dehydrogenase family protein: MDFNISEKGQEYLKRVKQFMKDEIFPIEEQYHKELASLENRWVVLPVIKELKEKARAQGLWNMFFPDENHGCGLLNSDYALIAEETGRSFIAPEIFNCNAPDTGNMEVLIHYGSEEQKAEWLPGLMTGEIRSAFCMTEPAVASSDATNMEATATVEGDDVVLNGRKWWSTGIGHPDCKVGIFMGVTDPDAQKHRRHSMVLVPLDTPGVKIERMLPVFGEYDEPYGHGEVLFDNVRLPKSAIIAGPGRGFEIAQGRLGPGRVHHCMRAIGAAERTLELLIKRATTREAFGRPIAKLGGNPDIIANARMAIEQARLLTLKCAWALDTKGIMGALQEVSMIKAVIPSMLQTIVDQAIQIHGGAGVSDDDFPLTQLFAYARVLRLADGPDEVHRAMVARLELRKYKN, encoded by the coding sequence ATGGATTTTAATATTTCCGAGAAAGGTCAGGAATATCTCAAGCGAGTGAAGCAATTCATGAAGGATGAGATTTTTCCTATTGAGGAGCAGTACCACAAGGAGCTCGCGTCCCTCGAGAACCGCTGGGTTGTGTTGCCGGTTATCAAGGAGCTGAAGGAGAAGGCCAGAGCTCAGGGGCTGTGGAACATGTTTTTCCCGGATGAGAATCACGGTTGTGGCCTGCTGAATTCCGACTATGCCCTGATTGCCGAGGAAACCGGGCGCAGCTTTATTGCCCCGGAGATCTTCAACTGCAATGCGCCGGATACCGGCAATATGGAAGTGCTGATTCACTACGGCTCCGAGGAACAGAAAGCCGAGTGGCTGCCCGGGTTGATGACTGGCGAAATCCGTTCTGCTTTCTGTATGACTGAACCGGCTGTGGCGTCTTCCGATGCGACCAATATGGAAGCAACGGCGACGGTCGAAGGCGATGACGTGGTCCTGAATGGCCGCAAATGGTGGAGTACCGGTATTGGTCACCCGGACTGCAAGGTTGGTATTTTTATGGGTGTCACTGATCCGGATGCCCAAAAACACCGTCGTCATTCCATGGTGTTGGTCCCTCTTGATACTCCAGGTGTGAAGATTGAGCGGATGTTGCCGGTGTTTGGTGAATATGACGAGCCTTACGGCCATGGTGAAGTTCTCTTCGACAATGTGCGCCTGCCCAAGAGTGCAATTATTGCGGGTCCGGGGCGTGGTTTCGAGATTGCCCAAGGCCGCTTGGGGCCGGGCCGCGTACACCATTGCATGCGGGCCATCGGCGCAGCAGAGCGCACGCTGGAACTGTTGATCAAACGCGCAACCACCCGTGAAGCTTTCGGACGGCCGATTGCGAAGCTTGGGGGTAACCCGGACATCATTGCCAATGCCCGTATGGCCATTGAGCAGGCGCGCCTTCTGACTCTGAAATGCGCCTGGGCACTGGATACCAAGGGCATCATGGGCGCGCTGCAGGAAGTCTCCATGATCAAGGCGGTGATTCCTTCGATGTTGCAGACCATTGTTGATCAGGCCATTCAGATCCACGGTGGTGCCGGCGTCAGTGATGACGACTTCCCGTTGACCCAGTTGTTTGCCTATGCTCGTGTATTGCGGCTGGCGGATGGTCCGGACGAGGTGCACCGGGCTATGGTGGCTCGGCTGGAACTGCGAAAGTATAAAAACTGA
- a CDS encoding LysR family transcriptional regulator encodes MALNRLDLNLLHVFDTIYREGGLTRAARALHLTQPAVSHSLSRLRDHFDDPLFTRQGNQMVPTPLSRRFLESMRPGLTQIQSAVNQFHAFDPATQRKTYSLGLRDILESTFLPQLMKRLDSYPELEIASQRIARREMETQLAAGKLDFAVDVLLPVSNQTSHELLRRDRLVVLAREGHPLATEALDMEGYLSAKHVLVSSRTEGPGIEDFELSRLGVQRSIRLRCQHYYAACRVVENTDLLLTMPEAYAGIIAERANIRIMDPPADLPSIDVHLYWHKAYEREPALVWFREQLRLIA; translated from the coding sequence ATGGCCTTGAATCGTCTGGACCTGAATCTTCTGCATGTTTTTGACACCATCTACCGTGAAGGTGGCCTGACCCGAGCGGCCCGGGCACTGCACCTTACCCAGCCGGCGGTGAGCCACTCACTGTCGCGGCTCAGGGACCATTTCGATGACCCTCTGTTTACCCGACAGGGCAACCAGATGGTGCCCACGCCCCTGTCCCGGAGGTTTCTCGAGTCCATGCGCCCTGGTCTCACTCAGATCCAGAGCGCAGTAAACCAGTTTCATGCCTTTGACCCGGCAACCCAGCGCAAAACCTACTCCCTCGGCCTGAGAGACATTCTGGAATCCACATTTCTTCCGCAGTTGATGAAGCGACTGGACTCTTACCCGGAGCTGGAAATCGCTAGTCAGCGTATTGCACGACGCGAAATGGAAACCCAATTGGCGGCCGGCAAGCTGGACTTTGCGGTGGACGTGCTGTTGCCGGTCAGCAACCAGACCTCCCATGAATTACTGAGGCGGGATCGGCTGGTGGTTCTGGCCAGAGAGGGGCACCCGTTGGCGACTGAAGCACTGGATATGGAGGGTTATCTGTCCGCAAAACATGTTCTGGTGTCGTCACGCACCGAGGGACCGGGCATTGAGGACTTTGAGCTTTCCAGGCTGGGCGTACAGCGCAGTATCCGCTTAAGGTGCCAGCACTACTACGCGGCTTGCCGGGTTGTCGAAAATACCGACCTGTTACTGACCATGCCCGAAGCCTACGCCGGCATCATCGCCGAACGCGCAAACATCCGGATCATGGATCCACCGGCGGACCTGCCGTCCATCGATGTACACCTGTACTGGCACAAGGCTTATGAGCGGGAACCCGCGCTGGTCTGGTTCCGGGAGCAGCTTCGCCTGATAGCGTAA
- a CDS encoding ABC transporter permease, translating to MEILDFVMTNLNLLSKLTLEHIALVAVAVGLATLTGVPIGIAITQNERVATVVLYVASILITIPSIALFGIMIPILSTIGHGIGYLPAVIAVLLYSQLPIIRNTYTAINNVSPGLREAARGIGMTSTQRLRKVEIPLSVPIIMAGVRTAVVMNIGVMAIAAYIGAGGLGVLISRGISQSDPRQLVVGAIAVSLLAIVADRSLLALQRKLTPRGL from the coding sequence GTGGAAATCCTTGATTTCGTCATGACCAACCTGAATCTGCTCAGCAAGCTTACCCTTGAGCACATAGCGTTGGTGGCTGTTGCAGTCGGGTTGGCAACACTGACGGGCGTCCCCATTGGCATCGCCATTACCCAGAACGAACGCGTCGCAACCGTTGTCCTTTACGTTGCTTCGATTCTGATTACCATTCCCTCAATCGCGCTTTTCGGAATCATGATTCCGATACTTTCAACGATTGGTCATGGCATCGGCTACTTGCCCGCTGTAATAGCAGTGCTGCTTTACTCCCAGTTACCCATTATCCGGAATACTTACACTGCCATAAACAATGTCAGCCCGGGGCTGCGCGAGGCAGCGAGAGGCATCGGCATGACCAGCACTCAGCGTCTCCGGAAAGTGGAAATACCGCTGTCCGTGCCAATCATCATGGCGGGTGTGCGCACAGCTGTGGTCATGAATATCGGAGTCATGGCCATAGCGGCCTATATCGGCGCCGGTGGACTGGGAGTTCTGATCAGCCGGGGCATCTCCCAGAGTGATCCACGGCAACTGGTGGTCGGAGCAATTGCGGTCAGCCTGCTGGCCATAGTCGCTGATCGATCCCTGCTGGCACTTCAGCGAAAACTGACCCCAAGGGGCCTCTGA